The Betta splendens chromosome 12, fBetSpl5.4, whole genome shotgun sequence genome contains the following window.
GCCCTTCTGTTTGAACGGCCATATTTTGAACAGTATGTTCATGTTGGACTCCCCAAAACGGCTTGCATCAAAGTGACTTTTAGGTCATAATGAATGAGAATGACGAAGCGACAACACACTGTATGATTGTAAACCCACTCCTCATATTATACTGGGAGGCACTGCGTGATGGCTGtgctcagacagacaggacggtgGTGGCAGCAGCAGTTCACTTCAGGTTCATTGACAAGGTGCTTGTGGGAAACCGGGCCCGCTCACGCTCAGCAGGCCTCCTTGGCTTGACTTGGCACCTTGCACATCATAAGGATCTGCTTCAAAGCTTTCTGGACATCCTCATCCATCTGACCCTGGGGGCACAAAGCACAGGTTGGGTCAGAGGGGACGCTCGCCGTCCTGCAGTCAGTCTGTTTCCATCACCTGACTTCTCCACCTACAGTAACCGCTGCCCGTTGCCTCGTTACTCCTCCATTAccctgctgctggctgtgctCTCTGTGCTCAGTTGCCAGATGGTCTTTGAACCTTTGCATTCTTTGCTCTTTAGCCAGTTTCCTTATTGGGCTGCTCTGATCCTGACCTTTTGCTGCTTCGCtttcctgctgcctctgttctgttctgtaacTGCCTGTTTGCCTAAACTACGGAGGGCACGGTCCCTCTTGTACTGGACGGTAGAAAGAATTTCTGAATGTTTAATTTAGAGATGGATATTTTGAAACACAAAAGAATGCTGGATGTGTTGATACCACAAAAGCATCTGCATTCATTAAAAATTGTGGCCCTGGTACAAATGGTACAAAAAGTAATGAATTTACCTGGACAGCATAGAGGAGATGCATCCTGTAGACAGACACGATCTCATGATGCTGCTTCTTTGATTCCTACAAAGAAATCAAAAAAATTAAGTTATATAAAAGAGATCATGAGCCAAATTGATTCAGTGATGTGAAATCATAATGAGTGGCCAACTCTCACAGCTAGCTGGtactgcagctgtttgacttGCTGCTGCatcgcctccagctgctggttctgctgctgtcgcTTGGAGGGGGAACCGGAGCTGTAGGAGAGCTGGGACAGGCTGTTTAAGGCGTCCTTCAGCTTCCCCACCTCTCGGGACAGGTCGTCGATCTGAAGGAGAAGAACGTCAATCATCTGGTTATTTCCCCCAAAACCAACCTACGCTGCAGTAGCAGcacggcggctgcagcggcggctgcTGTTTAACTCACCCTcttgttcttttctctttctgagGCAACGTGTTCCTCCACCAGCTGTTTGAGCTGACCTACAGCATCCTGGGACTCGGCCAGTCTGGAGGTCAGCGTCTGGCTCTCCTTCTCCTTTGATATCAGGAGCTCCTGCAGCGCTTCGCGTTCTGCACGATTTTCTCGCGCCTGAGAGATAAGATGTGTTGATATTTAAGTggagtttgtttgtgtccttcttCTTAGTGCGctcacccccccctcaccttcTGCCATGCGTCGGCAGCCTCCAGAGCCATTTCATCCTGCTTCCTGAGGGCCCCCTGGAGCAGCTGCGTCAGGTGGTTCACCTCACCTTCCAGTTGCTCTCGGACAGTCTCGTGCTCCATGCGGGAGACGGAATGGTCTGGGATGACGTCCTTCTCTGCCGCCAGTCTGGTGAAACACACAGAAGAACCCCTGGTGACATCACTCAACCACTAGTTTGAAGCTTTCAAATGAGTTTAATGTGATCAGTCTAATCACTAGCATAGAAGCCTGTCATCGTTTTGCTCTATTTGACTCACCTGCTCTGAAGAGCCTCCATCTGCACGGTCTTCTGGTGTAGCTGCTCCTTCAGGCCGTCTGCCTGGCTTTCCAGCTCTTTGACGGCGTTTCCCAGAGAAGACATGACCTGTGCGTGGTCAGTGAGGGACACGGTGCTCTGTGCCACGGCTTCCGCCTCCTGCTTCAGCACCGAAACCTCCTcctgagcagctgagcagctcttctccttctcggccagcagcgtctgcagctcctccaccctgcTGCTCAGGGCCTGGACGTTCTGCTGATGCTCCGAGGAGGGAGATGGCGAGCTGTCCTCGGACTGGGCCTCGGCCAGCTGTTTCTGAGCCACGCTCAGTTGACTCTTGGTTTCACTGTAGGAGTGGGACAGTTCGAGCAAGCGGCGCTGCAGCCCGGCAATAACCTCGTTCAGCTCAGTCTTCATGTCTTCAAAGTCTTTGGCTGCAGCTTCAACAGGCACCGTTCCCCTCAGAGCCTCCTGAATAAAAAGTAGAGGTTTGAGTTATTACTAAGTATAAAGGACTTGCAACTTAGCGGTTGCAAGACATTTCATGCATGGGAAAGAATGCAGCAATGAGCTCAGGACCAAACACGTCAAACATCTGCACCTGGCACCTAAGGGTCAAATACTCCCTCCAGACAACTACACACAATTTTAAAGAGATGGGTCAACTAAGCACCTAATTCACCtgctaaaaacaaaatgtcccAATAGCATTCAGGATGAAAGACAAACTGTTTTCAGACGTAAATCTACCTGAAGGATCCGGATCTCCTCCTGTGCCTCCCTGTacagctcctccatctgcatcaTCTCCCGTTCTTTCTCCTCGAGgctccgtctctcctcctccgtcctcctcagggcctcctccagctgtctGATTTCCTGAGCTGCTTTCTCTCGCTCAGACCCCGCCTGGAGAAGCCGGTCCgtcagctgcttcacctcatgTTCAAGTGTTCCTGGTGCATGTCTCTGGACCTCCTCCTTCTCAATGCGCTCGCCTCCCCCTCTTCTTATCTGggctctcagctcctccacctcctccacagcttgGTGGTATCTCTCCTGGGTGTCCGTCAGCTTCGCTTGCAGCTCTGCTAGACTTTCCATCAgctcttcctcctttcctttctccctcacacacacatcctcgtctctttctcttcctccctcaggttTCAGCTGAGCCTGCAGTGAGCGGTTCTCCTTCCTGGTTTCCAGCAGTCTCACCTGAACGCTTTCGAGCGCCTCTCTCAAAAGTCTGATCTCGTCTTTGCTCCCGTCGCTCTTTTCTCTGTCCTGTTTGACAGAACCACTTCTGAAACTGTCTTCCCTTTCCTTCTGGGTTGTGGAGGAGATTGGAGATTCAAATTCATCCTGAGTGGAGTGGAATGAGGAGTTGGAGGCCATGCTGTTTGGACGGCTCGTCTCCTCGTTTTCCTGGAGCGAATGCTGCCTCTGAAGAATATAAGTGAAGTTAGTGGGCTGAAAATTAGGGACACTTTAGTTATTCCAGTTTTAATTCTGCAATATTAATAATCTATGATATGTGATGTGCTTTTGATTGATTTCTTCATGGTGTAGCTACAGTATTAATAAATGAGACAAAAACCTTTAGTTTGCTTGTAAGTTGCTGGTTCTCCAACGTGAGAGCAGCGATCTTGGTTTGCAGAGCAGATAccagagctgcagatgctgtAAAGCTGTGTTCAATCTGTCAACACATACATCGACACGCAGAGGCATAAAGCACCGCTGACGACCACTAGCTATCGAGTGAAAAACAAAACGAGTCACGACACGTCTAAAGCTTAACTTAGACCTGCTTCAAGAATGTCACGGTAACGGAGTCTGGGTTTACTGTTAAAGTCAGAGACGGACTCACACAGACTtttcaaacacatcaaactTTAAATGGAACACTTTATAAACTGTGATGTGATTTACGCTGACTTATTTTCAAACTAAAGGTCTGACATCATCATTCGTTCACCTTATGCAACAGAAACACATCACTGTAGCATTATGTAGCATTACTCAGTCAGAATCACCTTTGTATCCAGCTCCGGCCCGGTCACCGTCTGCTTCAGGTCCTCAATCGTCTCCAGCAACATGTTTCTCTCCTCATGGAGCTTCTCAACCTCCTCTCTCAGCACATTTCCTCTCACTTCATCTTCCTTTAAAATTAGAAAGGGGAGGAGAAAGGGGAGGCggaagaggaagggggagacGAGAAAAAGACGGACAGCAGCAATAAATGGAGTGTAAAGGttagaggaaatgaaagggCCAAGAAACAATGGGGGAAAATAGCTTAGAGGCTAAGAATTAAGATTTTAGCACAAGCAATTGTATTTCTGTTGACAGATTTTTTTACCTTGTAGCTGAATTTCGTGAGAGTCTCACTTTTGCTTGTTGCAGGGGTCCCTGTAGAGGTATCaactgaaggagaggagggtcCCGAGCTCTGAAGAATGAATTAGCTGATCAGTTTTAGTCAGATTCAGATAAGGACCTTTGTCATGTTCACATTAGAAagaaacagctgctttgatgcttcattttttgtttgttagcgGTGTCGTGAATTCATAATGTCACTTCATTAAAACTGTTCTAATGAAGTGATAAAATTAGTTCTAACCAGCTACATGGTTCATATTATGTTCATAAGTAGATGGTAGATATTTTTAAACAGACTACTCATTTTACAAATTATTAAGCCGCTCAATTCAAAGGAACACTTATTACATCAGTctgtgatttttatttgttaCATTTTTCAACAGCAATAACTGGTTCATGAGAATCTGATGTGATTTTAGTGTTGCCTTCATTTTTGAGCCCTGTATAAAGCGTCTGATACTGATACAAGCAAACAGGTACAGAGACATGCATTTACCTGCAGTGGGCTAATAGGAGGTGGAGGTGCTTTTCGTTTTTTGGGTGTGATCCGTTCATCACTTAGCTTAGCTACTTGATCATGCTGAAGAgccagcgagagagaggagagacgatGAAGAGGGAGGTAAAGTGGGATTCAGTGCTGGTTAGTGAAGAGTGTCGATCATTGAACGCTACACTAAGGCTCAAGTGGAGTTTTTCAACAATGGGGAACATAATTCTTTTTTTACCAAATTTGACACTGTTGTATTAGAAAAGCTGATGCTACTGTGCATGAAGTGAAGCTACAACATAATTTAGCTTGTTTTTCATTATGTAGCATGATGTAGCACTAAAATAGAGTCAGAGTCTTATTAATAAATTCAGATGGTTTAGTCACTTTGATCAACTGTTGTAACAGAAAAGTATTATAAATGTCTTACCTGAGGACCTGGAGACTTTGTATATACGTCTGTAAAAAAGATATCAAACATAAAGCTGAGCAGCCAGTTCAAAGAATGACTAGATTTAATGTAGTAATAGGACTGTCCTCCAGATGGCAGTGTTGACTGTGCTAAAGCTCATTTTTTGCCACCAGGGCTTATTCACCACTTCTATTTTTTGTTGTGGAGGTAAATACATTCAGGTGTTTTGGTTGAGCTCATGGAGGAGTGATCTGTGTCACTGTTTTCACCTGAAACCTGTCTGCTCAGGGCGGCCGTGAGGGCCGCTTTGACCTCTGGCTTGTCTGATAGCTTGGCGTAGTGGAAAACATCATGGCCGTTAGCATCCACTAGTGACGGATCTGCTCGTCGCTGGACCAGAAGCTCAACGACGGATGCAGCATTGGACTCCGCTGCCAGCATCAAGGCTGTCCTGCAACATGATACACACAATAATCTACCAAACATCTGCCCAACACATCTGTTATCAGAGGtttgatttttctttctgtcttcacTGTGGTCGTACCTGCCGCTGTTGTCAAACGCATTGATTTCGGCACCACAGTCCATCAACGCGGCGCATACGTCAGCGTGAGCGTGTCTGGCTGACAACAACAAGGGGGTGAATCCGTCCttcagaacagacagacagacatagtAAATACTTTATCATCAGAAATGTCTCGTGTGTGTGAGTATATGAAGTTGTCTGTGTGGTGACAAAAGTTTCAGAGTCATGTGAA
Protein-coding sequences here:
- the rai14 gene encoding ankycorbin, with protein sequence MKSLKAKFRKTDVNEWNKNDERLLAAVEHGEAEKVASLLAKKGSSAVKLDSEGKSALHVAASRGQTDCLSVILAHGADLLVTDAAGLSPLHLAAKNNHTECCKKLIQCKCPIDIADSSGKTALHHAAASGNIQTVQLLCELKGSIALKDADGFTPLLLSARHAHADVCAALMDCGAEINAFDNSGRTALMLAAESNAASVVELLVQRRADPSLVDANGHDVFHYAKLSDKPEVKAALTAALSRQVSDVYTKSPGPQHDQVAKLSDERITPKKRKAPPPPISPLQSSGPSSPSVDTSTGTPATSKSETLTKFSYKEDEVRGNVLREEVEKLHEERNMLLETIEDLKQTVTGPELDTKIEHSFTASAALVSALQTKIAALTLENQQLTSKLKRQHSLQENEETSRPNSMASNSSFHSTQDEFESPISSTTQKEREDSFRSGSVKQDREKSDGSKDEIRLLREALESVQVRLLETRKENRSLQAQLKPEGGRERDEDVCVREKGKEEELMESLAELQAKLTDTQERYHQAVEEVEELRAQIRRGGGERIEKEEVQRHAPGTLEHEVKQLTDRLLQAGSEREKAAQEIRQLEEALRRTEEERRSLEEKEREMMQMEELYREAQEEIRILQEALRGTVPVEAAAKDFEDMKTELNEVIAGLQRRLLELSHSYSETKSQLSVAQKQLAEAQSEDSSPSPSSEHQQNVQALSSRVEELQTLLAEKEKSCSAAQEEVSVLKQEAEAVAQSTVSLTDHAQVMSSLGNAVKELESQADGLKEQLHQKTVQMEALQSRLAAEKDVIPDHSVSRMEHETVREQLEGEVNHLTQLLQGALRKQDEMALEAADAWQKARENRAEREALQELLISKEKESQTLTSRLAESQDAVGQLKQLVEEHVASEREKNKRIDDLSREVGKLKDALNSLSQLSYSSGSPSKRQQQNQQLEAMQQQVKQLQYQLAESKKQHHEIVSVYRMHLLYAVQGQMDEDVQKALKQILMMCKVPSQAKEAC